One genomic window of Salmo salar chromosome ssa12, Ssal_v3.1, whole genome shotgun sequence includes the following:
- the xpnpep1 gene encoding xaa-Pro aminopeptidase 1 isoform X2 — MSPKITVELLRQLRQAMRNTKYIAEPIQAYIVPSGDAHQSEYIAPCDCRREFICGFNGSAGTAIVTEKHAAMWTDGRYFLQASQQMDNNWTLMKMGLKETLSQEDWLISVLPENSTVGVDPWIIATDQWKNMSKALAGAGHSLVAVQDNLIDAIWMDRPTRPSTKLLTLGLGFTGLTWQDKMTALRSKMAERKISWFVATALDEIAWLFNLRGSDIEYNPVFFAYAIVGMNTIRLFVDIKRLAVPTVREHLQLDTPSKAELSIQTAPYESVFTELQAVCASLVPKEKVWISDKASCALTQVIPKAHRSLIPYTPLCLAKAVKNTTEIQGMKMAHIKDAVALCELFAWLEKEIPKGTVTEISAADKAEELRSQQKDFVGLSFPSISSVGPNGAIIHYRPLPETNRTLSLNEIYLLDSGAQYIDGTTDVTRTMHFGSPSAYEKETFTYVLKGHIAVSAAIFPNGTKGHLLDSFARQALWESGLDYLHGTGHGVGCFLNVHEGPCGISYKTFADEPLEAGMIVSDEPGYYEDGLFGIRIENVVLVVPAKPKYNYRNKGSLTFEPLTLVPIQAKMVNTDILTQKERDWVNEYHRQCRETIGAELERQGRKEALDWLIRETQPIA, encoded by the exons ATGTCTCCCAAGATCACGGTGGAGCTGCTGCGGCAGCTACGGCAAGCCATGAGGAACACCAAGTACATCGCTGAGCCCATCCAGGCCTACATTGTCCCCTCTGGAGACGCACACCag AGTGAATACATCGCACCATGTGACTGCAGACGTGAATTCATCTGTGGCTTCAATGGCTCCGcag GCACGGCCATAGTGACAGAGAAGCATGCGGCCATGTGGACAGACGGACGGTACTTCCTCCAGGCCAGCCAGCAGATGGACAACAACTGGACCCTCATGAAGAtgg GTCTGAAGGAGACACTTAGCCAGGAGGACTGGCTGATCAGTGTACTGCCTGAGAACTCGACAGTAGGAGTGGAcccctggatcattgctactg ACCAGTGGAAGAACATGTCTAAGGCCCTGGCTGGTGCAGGCCACTCCCTGGTGGCTGTTCAGGACAACCTGATAGATGCCATCTGGATGGACCGTCCAACCAGACCCTCCACTAAGCTCCTCACCCTGGGCCTGGGGTTCACGG GTCTGACCTGGCAGGACAAGATGACCGCTCTGAGATCCAAGATGGCCGAGAGGAAGATCTCCTGGTTCGTTGCCACGGCGCTGGATGAGATTGCAT GGCTGTTCAACCTCCGTGGCTCTGACATCGAGTACAACCCTGTTTTCTTTGCGTACGCCATCGTTGGAATGAACACAATCAG GCTCTTTGTGGACATCAAGCGTCTGGCCGTGCCGACGGTGAGGGAGCACCTTCAGCTGGACACGCCCTCCAAGGCGGAGCTTAGCATCCAGACCGCCCCCTACGAGTCTGTGTTCACGGAGCTGCAGGCCGTGTGTGCCTCCCTGGTGCCCAAGGAGAAGGTGTGGATCAGCGACAAAGCCAGCTGCGCCCTCACACAGGTCATCCCCAAG GCCCACCGGTCTCTTATCCCCTACACTCCTCTCTGCCTCGCCAAAGCTGTCAAGAACACCACCGAGATTCAAGGGATGAAAATGGCCCAT ATCAAGGATGCTGTCGCCCTTTGTGAGCTCTTCGCTTGGTTGGAAAAAGAG ATTCCAAAAGGCACAGTGACTGAGATATCCGCAGCAGATAAGGCCGAGGAGTTACGCAG CCAGCAGAAAGACTTTGTCGGACTCAGCTTCCCATCCATTTCCAGTGTTGGACCAAACGGAGCAATCATTCATTACAG acccCTCCCTGAAACCAACAGAACTCTCTCTCTAAACGAAATCTACCTCCTTGACTCTGGAGCCCAGTATAT TGATGGAACAACAGACGTCACCCGCACCATGCACTTTGGATCCCCCTCTGCTTATGAGAAG GAAACCTTCACCTATGTTCTGAAGGGACATATAGCCGTCAGTGCTGCCATTTTCCCCAACGGAACCAAAG GCCACCTGCTGGACTCGTTTGCCCGCCAGGCGCTGTGGGAGTCTGGGCTGGACTACCTCCATGGTACGGGCCACGGGGTGGGATGTTTCCTCAATGTCCACGAGGGACCCTGTGGGATCTCCTACAAGACCTTCGCCGACGAGCCCCTGGAGGCAGGCATGATTGTCAGCGATG AACCTGGGTACTATGAGGACGGCTTGTTTGGCATTAGAATTGAAAACGTTGTTCTGGTGGTGCCAGCAAAACCCAAG TACAACTACAGAAACAAGGGCAGTTTGACGTTTGAGCCTCTCACTCTGGTCCCCATCCAAGCCAAGATGGTAAACACAGATATTCTCACCCAGAAAGAG CGTGATTGGGTGAACGAGTACCACAGGCAGTGCCGGGAGACGATTGGAGCAGAGCTGGAGAGGCAGGGCCGCAAGGAGGCCCTGGATTGGCTGATCAGGGAAACCCAGCCAATCGCCTGA
- the xpnpep1 gene encoding xaa-Pro aminopeptidase 1 isoform X1 codes for MGSDAAMSPKITVELLRQLRQAMRNTKYIAEPIQAYIVPSGDAHQSEYIAPCDCRREFICGFNGSAGTAIVTEKHAAMWTDGRYFLQASQQMDNNWTLMKMGLKETLSQEDWLISVLPENSTVGVDPWIIATDQWKNMSKALAGAGHSLVAVQDNLIDAIWMDRPTRPSTKLLTLGLGFTGLTWQDKMTALRSKMAERKISWFVATALDEIAWLFNLRGSDIEYNPVFFAYAIVGMNTIRLFVDIKRLAVPTVREHLQLDTPSKAELSIQTAPYESVFTELQAVCASLVPKEKVWISDKASCALTQVIPKAHRSLIPYTPLCLAKAVKNTTEIQGMKMAHIKDAVALCELFAWLEKEIPKGTVTEISAADKAEELRSQQKDFVGLSFPSISSVGPNGAIIHYRPLPETNRTLSLNEIYLLDSGAQYIDGTTDVTRTMHFGSPSAYEKETFTYVLKGHIAVSAAIFPNGTKGHLLDSFARQALWESGLDYLHGTGHGVGCFLNVHEGPCGISYKTFADEPLEAGMIVSDEPGYYEDGLFGIRIENVVLVVPAKPKYNYRNKGSLTFEPLTLVPIQAKMVNTDILTQKERDWVNEYHRQCRETIGAELERQGRKEALDWLIRETQPIA; via the exons ATGGGCTCAG ACGCTGCCATGTCTCCCAAGATCACGGTGGAGCTGCTGCGGCAGCTACGGCAAGCCATGAGGAACACCAAGTACATCGCTGAGCCCATCCAGGCCTACATTGTCCCCTCTGGAGACGCACACCag AGTGAATACATCGCACCATGTGACTGCAGACGTGAATTCATCTGTGGCTTCAATGGCTCCGcag GCACGGCCATAGTGACAGAGAAGCATGCGGCCATGTGGACAGACGGACGGTACTTCCTCCAGGCCAGCCAGCAGATGGACAACAACTGGACCCTCATGAAGAtgg GTCTGAAGGAGACACTTAGCCAGGAGGACTGGCTGATCAGTGTACTGCCTGAGAACTCGACAGTAGGAGTGGAcccctggatcattgctactg ACCAGTGGAAGAACATGTCTAAGGCCCTGGCTGGTGCAGGCCACTCCCTGGTGGCTGTTCAGGACAACCTGATAGATGCCATCTGGATGGACCGTCCAACCAGACCCTCCACTAAGCTCCTCACCCTGGGCCTGGGGTTCACGG GTCTGACCTGGCAGGACAAGATGACCGCTCTGAGATCCAAGATGGCCGAGAGGAAGATCTCCTGGTTCGTTGCCACGGCGCTGGATGAGATTGCAT GGCTGTTCAACCTCCGTGGCTCTGACATCGAGTACAACCCTGTTTTCTTTGCGTACGCCATCGTTGGAATGAACACAATCAG GCTCTTTGTGGACATCAAGCGTCTGGCCGTGCCGACGGTGAGGGAGCACCTTCAGCTGGACACGCCCTCCAAGGCGGAGCTTAGCATCCAGACCGCCCCCTACGAGTCTGTGTTCACGGAGCTGCAGGCCGTGTGTGCCTCCCTGGTGCCCAAGGAGAAGGTGTGGATCAGCGACAAAGCCAGCTGCGCCCTCACACAGGTCATCCCCAAG GCCCACCGGTCTCTTATCCCCTACACTCCTCTCTGCCTCGCCAAAGCTGTCAAGAACACCACCGAGATTCAAGGGATGAAAATGGCCCAT ATCAAGGATGCTGTCGCCCTTTGTGAGCTCTTCGCTTGGTTGGAAAAAGAG ATTCCAAAAGGCACAGTGACTGAGATATCCGCAGCAGATAAGGCCGAGGAGTTACGCAG CCAGCAGAAAGACTTTGTCGGACTCAGCTTCCCATCCATTTCCAGTGTTGGACCAAACGGAGCAATCATTCATTACAG acccCTCCCTGAAACCAACAGAACTCTCTCTCTAAACGAAATCTACCTCCTTGACTCTGGAGCCCAGTATAT TGATGGAACAACAGACGTCACCCGCACCATGCACTTTGGATCCCCCTCTGCTTATGAGAAG GAAACCTTCACCTATGTTCTGAAGGGACATATAGCCGTCAGTGCTGCCATTTTCCCCAACGGAACCAAAG GCCACCTGCTGGACTCGTTTGCCCGCCAGGCGCTGTGGGAGTCTGGGCTGGACTACCTCCATGGTACGGGCCACGGGGTGGGATGTTTCCTCAATGTCCACGAGGGACCCTGTGGGATCTCCTACAAGACCTTCGCCGACGAGCCCCTGGAGGCAGGCATGATTGTCAGCGATG AACCTGGGTACTATGAGGACGGCTTGTTTGGCATTAGAATTGAAAACGTTGTTCTGGTGGTGCCAGCAAAACCCAAG TACAACTACAGAAACAAGGGCAGTTTGACGTTTGAGCCTCTCACTCTGGTCCCCATCCAAGCCAAGATGGTAAACACAGATATTCTCACCCAGAAAGAG CGTGATTGGGTGAACGAGTACCACAGGCAGTGCCGGGAGACGATTGGAGCAGAGCTGGAGAGGCAGGGCCGCAAGGAGGCCCTGGATTGGCTGATCAGGGAAACCCAGCCAATCGCCTGA